The following coding sequences are from one Triticum aestivum cultivar Chinese Spring chromosome 5A, IWGSC CS RefSeq v2.1, whole genome shotgun sequence window:
- the LOC123102259 gene encoding uncharacterized protein: MAEADAQTQSNAHSSSPPAEASGEPIRPPQVGAPSAASPTFPLMYPMLVPGMFSQQGMDDQPQGPGIYAIQENQFMGAMGGYAPKTFIPLAYNIPTESVGALAGEEQGQDARQQNGPQRQVVVRRFHFAFQLDLALIIKLAAVVFLFSQEGSKQRLFLLILFASMIYLYQTGAITPFLRWLQRAGGVAARPPQAPANRAPVAAQNDGNDQPPGGNLADPANPDQAAENQEPGAAAGNENQPGAEGEANRRSWLGGILKEVQLVVVGFVASLLPGFQHND, from the exons ATGGCGGAAGCCGACGCCCAAACCCAGAGCAACGCGcactcctcctcgccgccggcggAGGCGTCGGGCGAGCCGATCCGGCCGCCCCAG GTAGGCGCTCCAAGTGCTGCTTCTCCCACGTTTCCACTCATGTACCCGATGCTCGTGCCAGGGATGTTCTCCCAGCAGGGTATGGATGATCAGCCTCAGGGTCCAGGGATATATGCCATACAGGAGAATCAGTTCATGGGGGCGATGGGAGGTTACGCTCCAAAGACATTCATACCGCTCGCTTACAATATACCAAC TGAAAGCGTCGGGGCATTGGCTGGTGAAGAGCAAGGACAGGATGCTAGGCAGCAAAATGGCCCTCAAAGACAAGTTGTTGTGAGGAGGTTTCACTTTGCTTTTCAGCTTGACCTGGCTCTGATCATCAAGTTAGCAGCAGTAGTCTTTTTGTTTAGCCAAGAAGGATCAAAACAAAGGCTGTTTCTTCTCATATTGTTTGCGTCCATGATTTACCT ATATCAAACTGGAGCGATTACACCTTTCTTAAGATGGCTCCAGCGGGCAGGAGGTGTGGCCGCTCGTCCGCCACAGGCTCCTGCTAACCGTGCTCCTGTGGCTGCTCAGAATGATGGCAACGATCAACCACCTG GTGGAAACCTCGCAGATCCTGCAAACCCTGACCAAGCCGCAGAGAACCAGGAACCAGGAGCAGCAGCGGGCAACGAGAACCAGCCAGGTGCAGAGGGAGAAGCAAACCGGCGCAGCTGGCTCGGCGGCATCTTGAAAGAGGTCCAGCTGGTCGTTGTAGGGTTCGTCGCGTCGCTTCTTCCTGGTTTTCAGCACAATGACTAG
- the LOC123102260 gene encoding thiosulfate/3-mercaptopyruvate sulfurtransferase 1, mitochondrial (The sequence of the model RefSeq protein was modified relative to this genomic sequence to represent the inferred CDS: added 75 bases not found in genome assembly) — MAASLLSRAASAAFALRGGARLLPKGRVGWARAAEVGCGASLSPSMTRFGIAARFNATSSAVSEAAAAPGAVHAVPRTEPVVSAEWLHANLRDPDVKVLDASWYMPAEQRNPLQEYQVAHIPGALFFDVDGISDRASNLPHMLPSEKAFSAAVSSLGIYNKDGIVVYDGKGLFSAARVWWMFRAYGHDKVWVLDGGLPEWRASGYDVESSASSDSILKASAASEAIEKVYQGQSVGPATFEAKLQPHLLWNLDQVKENIEAQTHQLIDARGKPRFDGAVPEPRKGIRSGHVPGSKCVPFPQVLDSSQKLLPADDLCKRFEQEGISLDQPIVTSCGTGVTACVLALGLHRLGKTDVAVYDGSWTEWGAHPDTPVATAV, encoded by the exons GGCAGGGTCGGATGGGCGCGCGCGGCGGAGGTCGGCTGCGGGGCGTCGCTGTCGCCGTCGATGACGCGGTTCGGGATCGCCGCGCGCTTCAACGCCACCTCGTCGGCCGTGTCggaggccgccgccgcgccgggcgcCGTCCACGCGGTGCCGCGGACCGAGCCTGTCGTGTCCGCCGAGTGGCTCCACGCCAACCTCAGGGACCCCGATGTGAAG GTACTTGATGCCTCTTGGTATATGCCTGCAGAACAAAGGAATCCACTTCAGGAGTACCAG GTGGCTCATATCCCTGGTGCCTTATTCTTTGATGTCGATGGAATATCTGACAGAGCATCTAAT CTGCCACACATGCTGCCATCTGAAAAAGCATTTTCTGCCGCTGTGTCTTCCCTTGGCATCTACAACAAAGATGGAATAGTAGTTTATGATGGAAAGGGTCTATTTAGCGCTGCCCGTGTTTGGTg GATGTTTCGTGCTTATGGACATGACAAAGTTTGGGTTTTGGATGGAGGTTTGCCCGAATGGCGTGCTTCTGGGTATGACGTTGAATCAAGTGCCTCTAGTGATTCTATCTTAAAAGCCAGTGCTGCTAGTGAAGCAATTGAGAAAGTTTATCAGGGGCAATCG GTTGGTCCCGCCACATTTGAAGCAAAGTTGCAGCCTCATCTTCTTTGGAATCTTGATCAG GTGAAAGAGAATATCGAGGCCCAGACACATCAACTTATAGATGCTCGAGGGAAGCCTAG ATTTGATGGTGCAGTTCCAGAGCCACGCAAGGGAATAAGAAGCGGGCATGTGCCTGGGAGCAAATGCGTTCCTTTTCCTCAG GTGCTTGACAGTTCACAGAAGCTATTGCCTGCAGATGATCTCTGTAAGCGATTCGAGCAAGAAG GTATATCACTTGATCAACCCATTGTGACCTCTTGCGGCACTGGTGTGACAGCATGTGTTCTAGCTTTG GGTCTTCATCGCCTCGGCAAAACTGATGTTGCTGTATATGATGGATCATGGACTGAATGGGGCGCTCACCCTGACACTCCAGTTGCTACCGCTGTTTAG